The nucleotide window AGGGGCATTGCCAGATACCTATGGAAAATCGGCAGAAGAATTAGCAAAATTGCTTAATGAATGGAAAGAAAAGTTTTCAAGAAAATAGGCAAAGAATACATCGTACAACAAGGACTATGCGGTTCATTTCTTCGCTTCGCTCAGTCATTCCCCACATTTGCCAGTAGTGCGCTTTCAGCGTATTTTACCACTGGCAAATGTCGCATAGTCATGGACGTTAGCTGAAATACATTTTTCTCTTTTGGCCTACGGCCAACTTTTTGAGAGGAAAGACATTTGATTTCCTCTATTGACAGGGGTGGTACTGTTTTGTAATCAATAGCTTTGCATCACTTCGTTAGGAGTTAGCATGTGAAGACCCATGTGAGGACGTTCAAAATTGTAATAGTGAAGGAAGTCAGGGATTGCTTTTTTGTAAGCCTCTAAAGTCTTTGGGACTCGGGAGAGGCATTCCTCCTGGATGGTTCTGTTGAATCTCTCCACATAGGCATTGTCTGTGGGTGTTCGTACTCTTGAATGTCTGTGCTGAATTTCATTAGCTACAAGCGTTTTAGTGAGCCACTTGGAAAACTCACTTCCATGGTCTGTCTGGATCATTTTAAGTTCAAAGGGCATGTCTTCTTGTGAGTGCTGAATAAACTCCCAACTTGCGTGGGTTCCAATCTTCATCACCGGCATAGCAGAGGCCCATCTACTGCACACGTCCAGCATAGTGTATACATAAAGTCTGTCATAATAAGGCCCATCCACAATCGTGTCTATTTGCACCAATATGCCTGGTTTTTCAGGCCGCGGTCTTTCCTCATACTGGTGCCACTTCTTCCACTTGCTGTATTTGGTCATCTCGTTCCTTTTGAGTGTTCTCTTCACACTGGAAAGACTCACTTCGTAGCCATCTCTTTCCAGAAAATAGTGAATCACTTCTGCACACCGCTGGTACTTGAGTCTGTACTCTATGACTTTCTGCACTGTCTCTGCAGAAAGCTCACTGGGGTGCGAATGGGGACGTGAGCTTTCTGTGGGAATGGTGTGGCCATAGTTATTGCCTCTGAGCTTTTCCACCCACCGCACAATGCTGCTTTGGTTAAAACCTGTGTGTCTGGCCACTTCGCGTGTGCTCCAGCCTTTTTCCAGAACTAACTTTGCTGCCTCCATTCGCACCCGAGGCAGATGGGGATTTTGTGTGTATGCCATGTCCATATCTTTGCACAGGGGTGATGCAAAGCTATTGAACCATTACAGGTACTTGCCAAACCTTAATTAATCTGCTAATTTAAACAACATTATGAAATGGCTTACAAGAAAAAACGGAATTATATTATGTGCAATTGGGATAGTAATCTTTCTACTTAACTTTCTAACTTATAGTTTATGGGAAATTGACATTGATATTCTTGGTGCAATGATTTTTTTTCTTGGCTTAGTGATTACAATAGCTTGCGGACCTTCAATGAAAAATTCCTCTAAATTGTTAACAAGAAAAAATGGTGTAAGGTTATGCATAATTACCACGGTAATAACAGCATTATTTGCATATTCACCCATCTCATATCTTAACGGATATTTTACTGGTTTCTTGAATTTAACAGTGTTTGTTTTAGGTGTAATTATTATAACTGTAAGATGGAAATATTAAAGTTACCGACTCTTAAATATTGTAGCTTCGCAATTATTGATAAAGGTGAAAATTCTACATCGCCTAACACTGCGTATGAATGAATGTTTCCATATTAAAAAAGGTTATTGATAAATAACCCCTTCTGAGGCTTCCAACGCCATGTTACACCACGTACACGGTTTAACCTTTCGAGGTCCCACCAGCATAGCTAGTGGTTTATGAATTGCTAATTATACCGCCAAAAAAAACCTCCGGTTCAGGCACGTACGTACGTAGTTTCACGAATTTCAAGTACAGCTCAGGGGAAAAGGAAGAGGGAGTAGAGTAGAGATACTTTACTTCTTCACCCCAACTCCCTCATGGAACAATATAACATGACGAAAGGCATTCGTGGACTGAGAAGATTACTTCGGCAGTTTAACGAAGCTACTTTAAAGCCCTGGC belongs to Candidatus Peregrinibacteria bacterium and includes:
- a CDS encoding IS481 family transposase, which produces MAYTQNPHLPRVRMEAAKLVLEKGWSTREVARHTGFNQSSIVRWVEKLRGNNYGHTIPTESSRPHSHPSELSAETVQKVIEYRLKYQRCAEVIHYFLERDGYEVSLSSVKRTLKRNEMTKYSKWKKWHQYEERPRPEKPGILVQIDTIVDGPYYDRLYVYTMLDVCSRWASAMPVMKIGTHASWEFIQHSQEDMPFELKMIQTDHGSEFSKWLTKTLVANEIQHRHSRVRTPTDNAYVERFNRTIQEECLSRVPKTLEAYKKAIPDFLHYYNFERPHMGLHMLTPNEVMQSY